A single window of Streptomyces xanthii DNA harbors:
- a CDS encoding RelA/SpoT family protein, translating into MPDEAKPLTAAKADQQAAPAAASGAPAKNDRPATTAKPAPPGGKPAAEQPRSQPPADKPRPAANPPAIRPAANPPARSGSSNRVRARLARLGVQRSNPYNPVLEPLLRIVRSNDPKIETATLRQIERAYQVAERWHRGQKRKSGDPYITHPLAVTTILAELGMDPATLMAGLLHDTVEDTEYGLDTLKRDFGDQVALLVDGVTKLDKVKFGEAAQAETVRKMVVAMAKDPRVLVIKLADRLHNMRTMRYLKREKQEKKARETLEIYAPLAHRLGMNTIKWELEDLAFAILYPKMYDEIVRLVAERAPKRDEYLAIVTDEVQSDLRAARIKATVTGRPKHYYSVYQKMIVRGRDFAEIYDLVGIRVLVDTVRDCYAALGTVHARWNPVPGRFKDYIAMPKFNMYQSLHTTVIGPNGKPVELQIRTFDMHRRAEYGIAAHWKYKQEAVAGASKVRSDQPRSTGKDDHLNDMAWLRQLLDWQKETEDPGEFLESLRFDLSRNEVFVFTPKGDVIALPAGATPVDFAYAVHTEVGHRTIGARVNGRLVPLESTLDNGDLVEVFTSKASGAGPSRDWLGFVKSPRARNKIRAWFSKERREEAIEQGKDAIARAMRKQNLPIQRILTGDSLVTLAHEMRYPDISSLYAAIGEGHVTAQSVVQKLVQALGGEEAANEDIAETAPPSRGRSKRRSNADPGVVVKGVDDVWVKLARCCTPVPGDPIIGFVTRGSGVSVHRSDCVNVDSLSREPERILEVEWAPTQSSVFLVAIQVEALDRSRLLSDVTRVLSDQHVNILSAAVQTSRDRVATSRFTFEMGDPKHLGHVLKAVRGVEGVYDVYRVTSARRP; encoded by the coding sequence TTGCCAGACGAGGCCAAGCCACTCACCGCCGCCAAGGCCGACCAGCAGGCAGCCCCGGCGGCCGCTTCCGGCGCGCCCGCGAAGAACGACCGGCCCGCGACGACCGCCAAGCCCGCACCGCCCGGCGGCAAGCCCGCGGCGGAGCAGCCCCGCTCGCAGCCCCCGGCCGACAAGCCACGCCCCGCGGCGAACCCACCCGCGATCCGGCCCGCCGCGAACCCGCCGGCGCGCTCAGGCTCCTCCAACCGGGTCCGCGCCCGCCTCGCCCGTCTCGGCGTCCAGCGCTCCAACCCGTACAACCCGGTCCTCGAGCCGCTGCTGCGGATCGTGCGGAGCAACGACCCGAAGATCGAGACGGCCACCCTGCGCCAGATCGAGCGTGCCTACCAGGTCGCCGAGCGCTGGCACCGCGGGCAGAAGCGCAAGAGCGGCGACCCGTACATCACGCACCCGCTCGCCGTCACGACGATCCTGGCCGAGCTGGGCATGGACCCGGCGACGCTCATGGCCGGGCTCCTCCACGACACCGTCGAGGACACCGAGTACGGCCTCGACACCCTCAAGCGCGACTTTGGCGACCAGGTCGCCCTCCTCGTCGACGGTGTCACCAAGCTCGACAAGGTCAAGTTCGGCGAGGCCGCGCAGGCGGAGACAGTCCGCAAGATGGTCGTCGCCATGGCGAAGGACCCCCGCGTCCTCGTCATCAAGCTCGCCGACCGCCTGCACAACATGCGCACGATGCGGTACCTCAAGCGCGAGAAGCAGGAGAAGAAGGCCCGCGAGACACTGGAGATCTACGCTCCGCTGGCGCACCGCCTGGGCATGAACACCATCAAGTGGGAGCTGGAGGACCTCGCCTTCGCGATCCTCTACCCCAAGATGTACGACGAGATCGTGCGGCTCGTGGCCGAGCGCGCGCCCAAGCGCGACGAGTACCTGGCCATAGTGACCGACGAGGTGCAGTCCGACCTGCGCGCGGCCCGCATCAAGGCCACCGTCACCGGGCGCCCGAAGCACTACTACAGCGTCTACCAGAAGATGATCGTGCGAGGCCGCGACTTCGCCGAGATCTACGACCTGGTGGGCATCCGCGTCCTCGTCGACACGGTCCGCGACTGCTACGCGGCACTGGGCACCGTCCACGCCCGCTGGAACCCGGTTCCGGGGCGGTTCAAGGACTACATCGCGATGCCCAAGTTCAACATGTACCAGTCGCTGCACACGACGGTCATCGGGCCCAACGGCAAGCCCGTCGAGCTCCAGATCCGCACGTTCGACATGCACCGCCGCGCCGAGTACGGCATCGCCGCGCACTGGAAGTACAAGCAGGAGGCCGTCGCGGGCGCCTCCAAGGTGCGCAGCGACCAGCCCCGGTCGACCGGCAAGGACGACCACCTCAACGACATGGCGTGGCTGCGCCAGTTGCTCGACTGGCAGAAGGAGACGGAGGACCCGGGGGAGTTCCTGGAGTCCCTGCGCTTCGACCTCTCGCGCAACGAGGTGTTCGTCTTCACCCCCAAGGGCGACGTCATAGCGTTGCCGGCCGGGGCCACCCCGGTGGACTTCGCGTACGCGGTCCACACGGAGGTCGGCCACCGGACCATAGGAGCGCGGGTCAACGGGCGGCTCGTGCCGCTCGAATCGACCCTGGACAACGGTGACCTGGTCGAGGTCTTCACCTCGAAGGCGTCCGGCGCCGGCCCGTCCCGCGACTGGCTCGGCTTCGTCAAGTCGCCGCGTGCGCGCAACAAGATCCGGGCCTGGTTCTCCAAGGAGCGCCGCGAGGAGGCCATCGAGCAGGGCAAGGACGCCATCGCGCGGGCCATGCGCAAGCAGAACCTGCCGATCCAGCGCATCCTCACCGGCGACTCCCTGGTCACCCTCGCGCACGAGATGCGCTACCCCGACATCTCCTCCCTGTACGCGGCGATCGGCGAGGGCCACGTCACCGCGCAGAGCGTCGTCCAGAAGCTCGTCCAGGCGCTGGGCGGCGAGGAGGCCGCCAACGAGGACATCGCCGAGACCGCACCGCCGTCGCGGGGCCGCTCCAAGCGGCGGTCGAACGCGGACCCGGGTGTCGTGGTCAAGGGCGTCGACGACGTCTGGGTGAAGCTGGCCCGCTGCTGCACCCCGGTGCCCGGCGACCCCATCATCGGCTTCGTCACGCGCGGCAGCGGGGTCTCCGTCCACCGCAGCGACTGCGTCAACGTGGACTCGCTCTCCCGTGAGCCCGAGCGGATCCTCGAGGTCGAGTGGGCGCCCACCCAGTCCTCGGTCTTCCTGGTCGCCATCCAGGTGGAGGCCCTGGACCGCTCCCGCCTCCTGTCGGACGTCACCCGTGTCCTCTCGGACCAGCACGTCAACATCCTCTCGGCGGCCGTCCAGACCTCCCGCGACCGCGTCGCCACGTCCCGCTTCACCTTCGAGATGGGCGACCCGAAGCACTTGGGCCACGTCCTGAAGGCGGTACGAGGCGTAGAGGGCGTCTACGACGTCTACCGAGTGACCTCGGCCCGCCGCCCGTAA
- a CDS encoding DUF349 domain-containing protein, producing the protein MSSDPWGRVDETGTVYVRSADGSERVVGSWQAGSPDEALAYFKRKYDGLVVEIGLLERRVQTTDLSAKDAMTAIEHLRAQVTEAHAIGDLDALAKRLDKLVESVESQREKRKAQKAKQSDEARHAKEALVTEAEELAQSEQWRAAGERLRALVDTWKGLPRLDRKTDDELWHRFSHARSAFSKRRKAHFASLDAQREEARKAKEQLVAEAEALSNSTDWGATAARYRELMADWKAAGRAQREHEDDLWNRFRGAQDVFFAARSSVFAERDAEQGENLKLKEELAGEAEKLLPIQDLKAARAGFRSINERWEAIGHVPRDARPKVEGRMQAVERAIQEAEEAEWRRTNPEARARAAGLTGQLQAAVDKLKGQVEQARSQGNNAKADKLQRELDGRQALLDSALKGLEEFGG; encoded by the coding sequence GTGAGCAGCGACCCGTGGGGCCGCGTCGACGAGACGGGGACCGTGTACGTGCGTTCGGCCGACGGCAGTGAGCGAGTGGTCGGTTCGTGGCAGGCAGGATCCCCTGACGAGGCCCTGGCCTACTTCAAGCGCAAGTACGACGGTCTCGTCGTCGAGATCGGGCTCCTCGAGCGCCGGGTGCAGACGACGGACCTGTCGGCCAAGGACGCGATGACGGCGATCGAGCACCTGCGGGCCCAGGTCACGGAGGCGCACGCCATCGGTGACCTGGACGCGCTCGCCAAGCGGCTCGACAAGCTGGTGGAGAGCGTCGAGTCGCAGCGCGAGAAGCGCAAGGCGCAGAAGGCCAAGCAGTCCGACGAGGCCCGGCACGCCAAGGAGGCGCTGGTCACCGAGGCGGAGGAGCTGGCGCAGTCCGAGCAGTGGCGGGCCGCCGGTGAGCGGCTGCGGGCCCTGGTGGACACGTGGAAGGGGCTGCCGCGGCTCGACCGCAAGACGGACGACGAGCTGTGGCACCGCTTCTCGCACGCGCGCTCGGCGTTCTCGAAGCGCCGCAAGGCGCACTTCGCGTCGCTCGACGCGCAGCGCGAGGAGGCCCGCAAGGCCAAGGAGCAGCTGGTCGCCGAGGCCGAGGCGCTGTCGAACTCGACGGACTGGGGTGCCACGGCGGCCCGTTACCGCGAGCTGATGGCGGACTGGAAGGCGGCCGGGCGGGCGCAGCGCGAGCACGAGGACGATCTGTGGAACCGCTTCCGCGGGGCGCAGGACGTGTTCTTCGCGGCGCGCAGCTCCGTGTTCGCCGAGCGGGACGCCGAGCAGGGCGAGAACCTGAAGCTCAAGGAGGAGCTGGCCGGTGAGGCCGAGAAGCTGCTCCCGATCCAGGACCTGAAGGCGGCCCGCGCCGGCTTCCGCTCGATCAACGAGCGCTGGGAGGCCATCGGCCACGTGCCGCGCGACGCCCGGCCGAAGGTCGAGGGCCGGATGCAGGCCGTGGAGCGTGCGATCCAGGAGGCCGAGGAGGCCGAGTGGCGTCGTACGAACCCGGAGGCGCGGGCGCGTGCCGCGGGCCTCACGGGCCAGCTGCAGGCGGCGGTCGACAAGCTCAAGGGGCAGGTCGAGCAGGCGCGTTCGCAGGGCAACAACGCGAAGGCGGACAAGCTGCAGCGCGAGCTCGACGGACGCCAGGCGCTGCTCGACTCCGCGCTGAAGGGTCTCGAGGAGTTCGGCGGCTGA
- a CDS encoding peptidylprolyl isomerase yields MVSKDQRQRQLAREKFLRQQQRREAARRKARTRNIVIASVLAVAVLGSGAAYAAGAFKSDDKKDSAAADPSASPSASKAPDPCEKPAAGKVKKETWKKEPALTVDQAADYSMKLATTCGDIDIALKTKAAPHTVNSFKFLADKGFLDHTKCHRLTTEGIYVLQCGDPTGTGQGGPGYTIPDENLKDASLKKAEKMQGTQLYTYPAGTVAMANTGQKHSGGSQFFLVYKDSKLPATYTPFGTISDSGLKVLDKIAKAGAQPQDPQTGNTAPNATVVIDKGTVTKS; encoded by the coding sequence GTGGTCAGCAAGGATCAGCGGCAGCGTCAGCTCGCCCGGGAGAAGTTCCTGCGCCAGCAGCAGCGGCGCGAGGCCGCCCGCCGCAAGGCCCGCACCCGCAACATCGTGATCGCCTCCGTGCTCGCGGTCGCCGTCCTCGGCTCGGGCGCCGCGTACGCCGCCGGGGCGTTCAAGAGCGACGACAAGAAGGACTCGGCCGCCGCCGACCCGAGCGCGAGCCCGTCGGCGTCGAAGGCCCCGGACCCGTGCGAGAAGCCGGCCGCGGGCAAGGTGAAGAAGGAGACCTGGAAGAAGGAGCCTGCGCTCACCGTCGACCAGGCCGCGGACTACTCGATGAAGCTGGCGACCACCTGCGGCGACATCGACATCGCGCTGAAGACGAAGGCCGCCCCGCACACGGTGAACTCGTTCAAGTTCCTGGCGGACAAGGGCTTCCTCGACCACACCAAGTGCCACCGTCTGACCACCGAGGGCATCTACGTCCTGCAGTGCGGCGACCCGACGGGCACCGGCCAGGGCGGCCCCGGGTACACGATCCCGGACGAGAACCTGAAGGACGCCTCGCTCAAGAAGGCGGAGAAGATGCAGGGTACGCAGCTGTACACGTACCCGGCGGGCACGGTCGCGATGGCGAACACGGGCCAGAAGCACTCCGGCGGCAGCCAGTTCTTCCTCGTCTACAAGGACAGCAAGCTTCCGGCCACCTACACCCCGTTCGGCACGATCTCCGACTCCGGCCTCAAGGTCCTGGACAAGATCGCGAAGGCCGGCGCGCAGCCCCAGGACCCGCAGACGGGCAACACGGCGCCGAACGCGACGGTGGTGATCGACAAGGGGACGGTCACCAAGTCCTGA